From the Lactobacillus johnsonii genome, the window GTCAAAGAAGCGCTTTAGCTCAAGGGGTTTCTTACAAACAAATTATCTCTGGATTTTTCTTTGCATTTGCTGCATTGACATATTTAATTTCGGCTCAACCAAATATGAATGGTTTAGCAACTGGTTTTATTTTGTCACAGACATCTGTAGTATTAGCAACTTTAACAGGAATCTGGTTTTTGCATGAAAAGAAGACTAAGAAAGAAATGGTAGTTACTTTAATTGGTTTAGCCATCATTATCGGAGCTGCTACGATGACAGTGATCGTATAACGTATAGAGTTTTTGTAAAAAAAGAAACTTATAGAAAAAAGTAGGATTTAAATCCTACTTTTTTTGTTATCAATTATTATCTTTCTTTTTAAACCAGTCTCTAGCAAAGTCAATTAAAGGTCTCATTTCGATTACCTTGATAAAACTATTGTTCAAGCTCACCTGGTTAAAGCACTCGGGATATTGTTTCTCAAAAGCTAATCCGAGCTCATTAAAATCATCATAAGAGTCTAGGTCAACATTTTGATATTTAGTCCAGGTAGTTTTACCTTGATCATCAAGACCAGTAGCAGCTGACCATGTTTCGGTTGGCCGATTAATTGTTGATTCGGCATAGTGAAGGGCAGTACAAGTTTCATAGTCTGTCCCTAGAAAAACTATTTTACCATTATTTTTGTAGAGATAATCTAAAGGACTATTAATGCCGTATGGAAGATTTAATGGTTGTTCTTTGGCTATTTGAATTTTATTTTTACCCCAAATTGCGATTGGTAGATAGGGATGGTTACTTCTAACTACATCAGGCAGAGTTCTGAAACATTCAGGTGTTCTTCCGAGTCCCTCAGTAGCTGAGGTTATTGGATCATAGGGTGGCATATTATCTCTAATTGTTTGAATTAGATCAGAACGAACTGGAGGATACTCCCAACTTGCTGGATCACAATTTGTCGAAACTTCTGAAGGCATCATAATGGTTCCTTTACTTATTGTCTCCTTAAGTGCCAGGATGACCGTTTCAGGACCACCGGGAATATAGTAGAACTTGCTTAATGATGTATGGACAATAGCTGTGTCGGAGGCATTAAGATGAGCACTGTTAAATGCCTGTTTGAAATCATTTTTTGTTGTAACTGTAGTAATCAAATCTTTCGCCATAAAAATCTCTTTTCTAAATTAAAATTAATCATTGACTTGGACGATAGAAAACTACTCTTGTTTTTATTTCAGCATTATTAATTTTTACTTTTTTATTACTCATTAGAAAACTCCTTAGTTAGAGC encodes:
- a CDS encoding aminoglycoside N(3)-acetyltransferase yields the protein MAKDLITTVTTKNDFKQAFNSAHLNASDTAIVHTSLSKFYYIPGGPETVILALKETISKGTIMMPSEVSTNCDPASWEYPPVRSDLIQTIRDNMPPYDPITSATEGLGRTPECFRTLPDVVRSNHPYLPIAIWGKNKIQIAKEQPLNLPYGINSPLDYLYKNNGKIVFLGTDYETCTALHYAESTINRPTETWSAATGLDDQGKTTWTKYQNVDLDSYDDFNELGLAFEKQYPECFNQVSLNNSFIKVIEMRPLIDFARDWFKKKDNN